From a region of the Actinopolymorpha singaporensis genome:
- a CDS encoding ATP-dependent helicase, translated as MSVVSVSSGSSGSSGSPPPRDGSGGPAYRLVRRPRSGDPARLTGPELDEAQRRVVEHRGGPLLVLAGPGTGKTTTLVEAAVDRIERDGIEPEHVLLLTFGRRAAAELRDRIAARLDRTIREPLARTFHSYAFGLLRNDAVLNDLPVPRLLAGPEQDLMIRDLLRGDVEEFGAKDWPARLRPALGTRGFAQELRDLLLRAAERGIEPPGLGALGRQQRRDDWRAAARFARQYAAITALRPETPAYDPAELVRAAVDLLRADPELLARERANRAVVFVDEYQDTDPAQEELLRLLAGGGRELVVVGDPDQSIYAFRGAESEGIRRFTERFPTVGGAEAPTVALTRSRRAGATLLKASRRITDRLGGPPAHRRLVAVPEAPPGEVQAHLLHTRNQEASFVAQRLREAHLVDGVEWSRMAVLVRAASYIPLLRRTLSAAGVPATVRLEETPLVDQPAVRPLLTILSIATERTELSSEETLDLLVSPYGGADALALRRLRQELRRSELAAGGGRSSSILLVEALADPRVLIPLDPAATAPARRIGHLLTTAAEAAAAPNATAETVLWAVWSASRVSDRWARRAASGGPGAAAADRDLDAVTALFDMVARFVDRMPAAGPAVFLDHLLGQEIPADTLAPRAPEGDTVTVLTAHASKGLEWDVVAVVGVQEGVWPDLRLRGSLLGSESLVDLVAGRDPSPVTTVSHLLAEERRLFYVAVTRARRRLIVTAVSSEETHPSRFVDELVPWNGPGEERPLTRVPRGLELAAVVAELRSVVCAPGDGTGAEPEDPRRLAAAHQLARLAAAGIRGADPAEWYAVAPLTDDAPLRGPDEQVRVSPSKVEAFARCALRWLLESCGGTAGDLLSQGVGTLVHDLAYDVAIGAVVPDEILSAFETRWARLDSGTGWHSRRQHEQARTLVERLSSWLRSNPRELAAAEETFAVEVGRAVLSGRVDRLERDAEGRLVVVDLKTGKSKPVAADLPTHPQLGAYQLAVEQGGFEGGPEDGPRSGGAVLVQLGSGSKVTEQSQAPLSDSEDPKWAQRLVEETAEGMAAADFDASENRWCGVCPSRRSCPLHVEGGQVTP; from the coding sequence GTGTCGGTTGTTTCCGTCTCCTCCGGTTCCTCCGGTTCGTCCGGGTCACCGCCCCCGCGCGACGGCTCGGGCGGGCCGGCCTACCGACTCGTCCGGCGGCCCCGGTCGGGCGATCCGGCGCGGCTGACCGGTCCCGAGCTCGACGAGGCGCAGCGGCGGGTCGTGGAGCATCGCGGCGGTCCGCTCCTGGTGCTCGCCGGGCCGGGCACCGGCAAGACGACCACGCTGGTGGAGGCCGCGGTCGACCGGATCGAACGCGACGGCATCGAGCCCGAGCACGTGCTGCTGCTGACCTTCGGCCGCCGCGCCGCCGCGGAGTTGCGCGACCGGATCGCGGCCCGGCTCGACCGCACCATCCGCGAGCCGCTCGCCCGCACCTTTCACTCGTACGCGTTCGGGCTGCTGCGCAACGACGCGGTGCTGAACGACCTGCCGGTGCCGCGGCTGCTGGCCGGCCCGGAGCAGGACCTGATGATCCGCGACCTGCTCCGCGGTGACGTCGAGGAGTTCGGGGCGAAGGACTGGCCGGCCCGGCTGCGACCGGCGCTGGGCACTCGCGGCTTCGCCCAGGAGCTGCGTGACCTGTTGCTCCGCGCGGCCGAGCGAGGGATCGAGCCGCCGGGCCTGGGTGCCCTCGGCCGGCAGCAGCGCCGCGACGACTGGCGGGCGGCGGCGAGGTTCGCCCGGCAGTACGCCGCGATCACCGCACTGCGCCCGGAGACTCCCGCCTACGACCCGGCCGAGCTGGTCCGGGCCGCGGTCGACCTGCTCCGCGCCGACCCCGAGCTGCTCGCCCGCGAGCGGGCCAACCGGGCCGTGGTGTTCGTGGACGAGTACCAGGACACCGACCCCGCGCAGGAGGAACTTTTGCGGCTGCTCGCCGGCGGGGGCCGGGAGCTGGTGGTGGTCGGCGACCCCGACCAGTCCATCTACGCCTTCCGGGGCGCGGAGAGCGAGGGGATCCGCCGGTTCACCGAACGCTTCCCCACCGTGGGCGGGGCCGAGGCGCCGACCGTGGCGCTGACCCGCAGCCGCCGGGCCGGGGCCACCCTGCTGAAGGCGTCCAGGCGGATCACCGACCGGCTGGGCGGGCCACCCGCGCACCGCCGCCTGGTCGCCGTGCCCGAGGCGCCTCCGGGGGAGGTGCAGGCGCACCTGTTGCACACGCGCAACCAGGAGGCGTCGTTCGTCGCCCAGCGGTTGCGGGAGGCACACCTCGTCGACGGCGTGGAGTGGTCGCGGATGGCGGTGCTTGTCCGCGCCGCGTCGTACATCCCGCTGCTGCGCCGCACCCTGTCCGCCGCCGGCGTGCCCGCCACGGTCCGGCTGGAGGAGACGCCGCTCGTCGACCAGCCCGCCGTTCGGCCGCTGCTGACCATTCTGTCGATCGCCACCGAACGCACCGAACTCTCCTCGGAGGAGACCCTCGACCTGTTGGTCAGCCCGTACGGCGGCGCCGACGCCCTTGCCCTGCGCCGGCTGCGGCAGGAGCTGCGGCGCAGTGAGCTGGCCGCGGGGGGCGGGCGGTCCTCCTCGATCCTGCTGGTCGAGGCGCTGGCCGACCCGCGGGTGCTGATCCCGCTCGATCCCGCCGCCACCGCACCGGCACGGCGCATCGGGCACCTGCTCACCACCGCCGCCGAGGCCGCCGCGGCGCCGAACGCCACCGCCGAGACCGTGCTGTGGGCGGTGTGGTCGGCCAGCCGGGTGTCCGACCGCTGGGCACGCCGCGCCGCGTCCGGCGGACCGGGCGCGGCCGCGGCAGACCGCGACCTGGACGCGGTGACCGCGCTCTTCGACATGGTCGCGCGGTTCGTCGACCGGATGCCGGCGGCGGGTCCGGCGGTGTTCCTCGACCACCTGCTCGGCCAGGAGATCCCCGCCGACACCCTCGCGCCCCGGGCGCCGGAGGGCGACACGGTCACTGTGCTGACCGCCCACGCGTCGAAGGGCCTGGAGTGGGACGTCGTGGCGGTGGTCGGCGTACAGGAAGGGGTGTGGCCCGACCTGAGGTTGCGTGGCTCCCTGCTGGGTTCGGAGTCGCTCGTCGACCTGGTCGCCGGGCGTGACCCCTCGCCGGTGACCACGGTGAGCCATCTGCTCGCCGAGGAGCGCCGGCTCTTCTACGTCGCCGTCACCCGGGCGCGACGGCGGCTGATCGTCACTGCCGTGTCCAGTGAGGAGACGCACCCGTCCCGGTTCGTCGACGAGCTGGTGCCCTGGAACGGCCCGGGCGAGGAGCGCCCGCTCACCCGCGTGCCCCGCGGTCTGGAGCTCGCGGCGGTGGTGGCCGAGCTGCGGTCGGTGGTGTGCGCCCCAGGTGACGGCACCGGCGCCGAGCCCGAGGACCCGCGCCGGCTGGCCGCCGCACACCAGCTCGCCCGGCTGGCCGCCGCCGGCATCCGTGGCGCCGACCCGGCCGAGTGGTACGCCGTGGCGCCGCTCACCGACGACGCGCCGCTGCGCGGTCCGGACGAACAGGTCCGGGTCTCGCCCAGCAAGGTGGAGGCGTTCGCCCGCTGTGCGCTGCGCTGGCTGCTGGAAAGCTGCGGCGGCACCGCGGGCGACCTGCTCAGTCAGGGCGTCGGCACCCTCGTGCACGACCTCGCGTACGACGTCGCGATCGGCGCGGTCGTGCCCGACGAGATCCTCTCGGCGTTCGAGACCCGCTGGGCGCGGCTGGACAGCGGCACCGGCTGGCACTCCCGCCGCCAGCACGAACAGGCCCGCACGCTCGTGGAGCGCCTGTCCAGTTGGCTGCGGAGCAATCCGCGGGAGCTGGCCGCGGCCGAGGAGACGTTCGCCGTCGAGGTCGGCCGGGCCGTGCTGTCCGGCCGGGTCGACCGGCTCGAACGCGACGCCGAGGGGCGGCTGGTGGTGGTCGACCTGAAGACCGGCAAGAGCAAGCCGGTGGCGGCCGACCTGCCCACCCACCCGCAGCTCGGCGCCTACCAGCTCGCGGTCGAACAGGGCGGGTTCGAGGGCGGTCCGGAGGACGGTCCGCGGTCGGGAGGCGCGGTTCTGGTCCAGCTCGGCAGTGGATCGAAGGTCACCGAACAGTCGCAGGCGCCGCTGTCCGACTCCGAGGACCCGAAGTGGGCGCAGCGGTTGGTCGAGGAGACCGCCGAGGGCATGGCCGCGGCCGACTTCGACGCCAGCGAGAACCGCTGGTGCGGGGTGTGCCCGTCCCGGCGTTCCTGCCCGTTGCACGTCGAGGGTGGACAGGTGACCCCGTGA
- a CDS encoding ABC transporter permease, with amino-acid sequence MSALVGTRRMVRLILRRDRFVMPLWIVLIGLLPASLASGTRDLYPTLAQQEQYAQTAGTNPTFLALYGPLHASGIGGLVAQRVGFFPVVLAVISILTVVRHTRTEEDAGRRELLGSTVLGRQAGLAAALLVTVCANLVFGLLMAAGLVGAGLPATGSYAVGFGCALGGCVFAALAGLAAQLTEGAGAARAIALGALGAAFVLRVAGDVGGPDSGAAWLSWLSPIGWSHAVRAYGDERWWIFGLAAAVTVVLAVAAAALSARRDLGAGILPARLGPAQASPRLSGAFGLAWRLHRGLLLGWTITLALLGVVYGGVADGVRDMMDGSPQLKEMFQRMGGQSAIVDATLAAMLGTIGLIAAAYAVQAALRMRAEETSGRAEPVLATAVGRVTWVGSHLVFALLGPTVALAAAGVTAGLAHGANADDVGGQLPRVLAGAMVQLPAVWVLAGVAMALVGLAPRLAAASWAVFAAFLLVGQVGVLLGLSQKVLDLSPFTHIPRLPGGHASATPLLWLTLVAAVLVVAGLVGIRRRDVPVG; translated from the coding sequence ATGAGCGCGCTCGTCGGCACTCGCCGGATGGTGCGGCTGATCCTGCGCCGCGACCGGTTCGTCATGCCCCTGTGGATCGTGCTGATCGGCCTGCTCCCGGCCAGCCTCGCGTCGGGGACTCGCGACCTGTATCCGACCCTCGCCCAACAGGAGCAGTACGCCCAGACGGCCGGGACGAACCCCACCTTCCTGGCGTTGTACGGACCCCTGCACGCCTCGGGCATCGGCGGGCTGGTCGCGCAGCGCGTCGGGTTCTTCCCCGTGGTGCTCGCGGTGATCAGCATCCTCACCGTCGTCCGGCACACCCGCACCGAGGAGGACGCGGGCCGGCGCGAGCTGCTCGGCTCCACCGTCCTCGGCCGGCAGGCCGGGCTGGCCGCCGCGCTGCTGGTCACGGTCTGCGCGAACCTCGTCTTCGGGCTGCTGATGGCGGCCGGCCTGGTCGGCGCGGGACTGCCGGCCACCGGCTCCTACGCCGTCGGCTTCGGGTGCGCTCTGGGCGGCTGCGTCTTCGCGGCGCTGGCCGGCCTGGCCGCCCAACTCACCGAGGGAGCCGGCGCCGCCCGCGCGATCGCACTCGGCGCGCTCGGTGCTGCGTTCGTGCTGCGGGTCGCCGGCGACGTCGGTGGGCCGGACTCGGGCGCGGCGTGGCTGTCCTGGCTCTCGCCGATCGGCTGGTCGCACGCGGTCCGGGCGTACGGCGACGAACGCTGGTGGATCTTCGGCCTCGCGGCGGCCGTGACCGTGGTCCTCGCGGTGGCAGCCGCCGCCCTGTCCGCCCGGCGTGACCTCGGGGCGGGCATCCTGCCGGCACGGCTGGGCCCGGCGCAGGCGTCGCCCCGACTGTCCGGTGCGTTCGGCCTGGCCTGGCGGCTGCACCGCGGCCTGCTGCTCGGCTGGACCATCACCCTGGCGCTGCTCGGTGTGGTGTACGGCGGAGTGGCCGACGGCGTACGGGACATGATGGACGGCAGTCCGCAGCTGAAGGAGATGTTCCAGCGCATGGGCGGCCAGTCGGCCATCGTCGACGCCACCCTCGCGGCCATGCTCGGCACGATCGGGCTGATCGCGGCCGCGTACGCCGTGCAGGCGGCGCTCCGGATGCGCGCGGAGGAGACCAGTGGACGGGCCGAACCCGTTCTGGCGACGGCCGTCGGCCGGGTGACGTGGGTGGGGAGCCACCTCGTCTTCGCACTGCTCGGCCCGACGGTGGCGCTGGCCGCCGCCGGGGTCACCGCGGGGCTCGCGCACGGCGCCAACGCCGACGATGTGGGGGGTCAGCTGCCCCGCGTTCTCGCCGGGGCGATGGTGCAACTGCCCGCGGTGTGGGTGCTCGCCGGTGTCGCGATGGCGCTGGTCGGGCTCGCGCCCCGGCTGGCGGCGGCCAGTTGGGCGGTGTTCGCGGCGTTCCTGCTGGTCGGCCAGGTAGGAGTGCTGCTCGGCCTGAGCCAGAAGGTGCTCGACCTCTCGCCGTTCACCCACATCCCGCGGCTGCCGGGTGGGCACGCGTCCGCCACGCCGCTGCTGTGGCTGACACTGGTCGCCGCCGTGCTCGTGGTCGCCGGGCTGGTCGGCATTCGCCGGCGGGACGTGCCGGTCGGCTGA